One Planifilum fimeticola genomic window, CGGCCTGCTGTCGCACCGTTCGGATGATCCGATCGGAAGATCTCCCGTCCCAATCCCTCGTGTCCACATTCCAATGGACGATGATCATGCCCCTTTGGCGGATCAGCCGCTCCACGCGCCGGTCCAGACTCCCGTAGGGAGCCCGGAACAACTTCGGCGACCTTCCCGTAATCTCCGAAATCACCCGGTTGGTCCTGTCCACTTCCCGCCTCACCCGGCTTGAATCCAATCGGGCCAAATTGGGATGGTTCCACGAATGGTTCGCCACCACATGCCCTTCCCTTACCATCCGGCGAACCAGATCGGGACGCTGCTCCGCCATCCTCCCCACGAGGAAAAAGGTGGCCCGCACCTTCTCCCGCTTCAGAATGTCCAAAATGCGGGACGTATACCTCCAATCCGGACCGTCATCAAAGGTAAGGGCAACTCTCTTTTTGTCCCTCGGCCCGTGAAAGTATAGAACGGAACGCTTCCCGTCATCCGTTCGGCGGTCGGGGGTATCCGCGGATTTCTTTTTTTCGGGCTCCCTTTGCCGCTTTGGTTCCGCCTTTTCACTCTTCTGTTTTTCGGCTACGATCTTCTTCTTTTCCGCTTCGTTCTTCTTCTTTTCGGCTGAAGACTTCATTCCAAAAACCTCGGTTTGCTCGGCCGCGGGCTCCGCTCCTAAAACCGCAGTTTGTGAATCCAGCCGTTTTAATTTCTTCTCGAGAACCTCCCGATGATCAACCCCGGGCTGTGAACCATCCACAGTCTGATTCTCCAAGGGCACGGGGCCGATCACCCACCAACACAACAGAAAAACCATCGCCCAAACGCCCTTCCTCACAGGTCTTCTCTCCTCTCCCGCTTTGTTTATATATATCAGTCGTGTGAAAATCGGTTCCTCCCCTTCCGCGGGGTGGCAAAGTCTGTTGTGTTGCATTAAAAGGCTGGCCTCATATTCTATTATTCTACTACATTTCTCCTATTTTTCAGCCCGTAAGAACGCATTTGCCGT contains:
- a CDS encoding polysaccharide deacetylase family protein; its protein translation is MKSSAEKKKNEAEKKKIVAEKQKSEKAEPKRQREPEKKKSADTPDRRTDDGKRSVLYFHGPRDKKRVALTFDDGPDWRYTSRILDILKREKVRATFFLVGRMAEQRPDLVRRMVREGHVVANHSWNHPNLARLDSSRVRREVDRTNRVISEITGRSPKLFRAPYGSLDRRVERLIRQRGMIIVHWNVDTRDWDGRSSDRIIRTVRQQAGPGSVILQHTAGRNLENTVQALPRIIADLKKRGYEMVTVPELLKVPAYEEDEGKRESLGAVR